The Chelatococcus sp. HY11 genome includes the window AGCCCAGAAGATGCGCGCTATGTTCCGTGATCAGGTAGAATGCGGCGATCGCCAGAAAGCCGTAGAGTGCAATGTTCGCCGCGCTGAAGCGGCTCGGCCGCTGTGGCTCTTGGTTCAGGTGGTCGGTGTGTGGTTGCATCACGGCCTCGCCGGGTTAGTGACCT containing:
- a CDS encoding DUF2933 domain-containing protein — protein: MQPHTDHLNQEPQRPSRFSAANIALYGFLAIAAFYLITEHSAHLLGWLPFLLILACPLLHVFMHGKHGGHGGDQNTPTSPPGQSPHQH